The Candidatus Tanganyikabacteria bacterium genome window below encodes:
- a CDS encoding sugar transferase — MVPNILRAPVPGQVWPARSRRGPGLLALSGPGDPDRAAIALCGRMDASCGPVLAEAFAEAALGRPAAAKLDLAGVRAWNALGVARLLEAGAGFGDVTVVGAADSRLAAALRDARPDWEVLAPDGLPVSRPAHDWPRHAADAAGQCLDVAIAAFALLALLPLLACIAVWIKLDSPGSVLYTQLRAGRMRRDGTIHVVRVFKFRTMRSDADALRAGLMAAAAGSGPFFKLKEDPRVTRVGRILRATSLDELPQLLNILLGEMRLVGNRPLALDEAAGLVEPWHRVRFHAPAGLTGLWQVSGRNEASDLARLALDSAYAAARTPFLDLRIILATVPAVLLRKGW; from the coding sequence GCGGACCCGGCCTGCTCGCGCTCTCAGGCCCTGGCGATCCGGACCGCGCCGCGATCGCGCTCTGCGGGCGCATGGACGCCAGCTGCGGGCCCGTGCTGGCCGAAGCATTCGCCGAAGCCGCCCTGGGGCGGCCCGCCGCGGCAAAGCTCGACCTCGCCGGCGTCCGCGCCTGGAACGCCCTCGGCGTGGCGAGACTCCTCGAGGCAGGGGCGGGTTTCGGGGATGTCACGGTGGTCGGAGCCGCCGATTCCCGGCTGGCCGCCGCCCTGCGCGACGCGCGTCCCGACTGGGAGGTCCTGGCGCCCGACGGCCTGCCGGTATCGAGGCCGGCCCACGACTGGCCGCGCCACGCTGCCGACGCCGCGGGGCAATGTCTCGACGTCGCGATCGCCGCCTTCGCCCTCCTCGCGCTGTTGCCCTTGCTGGCGTGCATCGCCGTCTGGATCAAGCTGGATTCGCCCGGGTCCGTGCTGTACACGCAGCTCCGGGCGGGGCGGATGCGGCGCGACGGCACGATTCACGTGGTCAGGGTCTTCAAGTTCCGCACCATGCGGAGCGATGCCGACGCCCTGCGCGCCGGCCTGATGGCCGCCGCGGCCGGCAGCGGGCCATTCTTCAAGCTCAAGGAGGATCCCCGGGTCACCCGCGTGGGTCGCATCCTGCGCGCGACGTCGCTCGACGAGTTGCCCCAGTTGCTGAACATCCTGCTTGGCGAGATGCGCCTGGTGGGCAACCGCCCGCTTGCCCTCGACGAGGCGGCGGGCCTGGTCGAACCCTGGCATCGCGTGCGCTTTCACGCCCCCGCCGGCTTGACCGGCCTGTGGCAGGTGTCCGGCCGCAACGAGGCGTCCGATCTCGCCCGCCTGGCCCTCGACAGCGCCTACGCGGCCGCCCGCACGCCATTCCTGGATCTGCGGATCATCCTCGCGACCGTCCCCGCGGTGCTCTTGCGCAAGGGTTGGTGA